In one Electrophorus electricus isolate fEleEle1 chromosome 21, fEleEle1.pri, whole genome shotgun sequence genomic region, the following are encoded:
- the mettl21a gene encoding protein N-lysine methyltransferase METTL21A isoform X1: MALVPYDENLVPGLSKLHKSSAEFEFADHRLRLAQDWSGLGVAGVIWDAAVVLCMYLELAPVNLKGRTAIELGAGTGLVGIVATLLGGNVTITDRKPALELLRDNVKENIPSDLQGAVQVSELTWGEGLEHYPSGGYDLILGADIIYLEETFPALLRTLEHLSSMESELLLSCRIRYERDKRFLRLLESLFSVQEVHYNEQRDIHIYRAVRLKGKTEL, encoded by the exons ATGGCGTTGGTACCGTACGATGAGAATTTAGTGCCTGGTCTGTCTAAACTTCACAAGTCTTCTGCCGAGTTCGAGTTTGCGGACCACAGACTCCGACTAGCTCAGGACTGGAGTGGCCTTGGTGTCGCGGGGGTCATCTGGGACGCG GCAGTAGTGCTGTGCATGTACCTGGAGCTGGCTCCTGTCAATCTGAAGGGGAGGACAGCCATTGAGCTGGGGGCAGGCACTGGACTTGTGGGCATTGTGGCCACCCTGCTTG GAGGCAATGTTACAATCACAGACAGGAAACCTGCGCTAGAGTTACTCAGGGACaatgtgaaagaaaacattccttCAGACCTGCAAGGAGCAGTGCAGGTATCTGAGCTCACCTGGGGCGAGGGGCTAGAGCACTATCCCTCGGGCGGCTACGATCTCATCCTCGGGGCCGACATCATTTACCTGGAGGAGACGTTCCCTGCTCTCCTCCGGACCCTGGAGCACCTGAGCTCAATGGAGTCGGAGCTTCTGCTGTCGTGCCGCATCCGCTATGAGCGAGACAAGCGCTTCCTGCGTCTCCTGGAGAGTCTCTTCTCCGTGCAGGAGGTGCACTACAATGAGCAGAGGGACATTCACATCTACAGGGCTGTGAGGCTCAAGGGGAAGACTGAGCTGTGA
- the mettl21a gene encoding protein N-lysine methyltransferase METTL21A isoform X2, with product MADIWARAVVLCMYLELAPVNLKGRTAIELGAGTGLVGIVATLLGGNVTITDRKPALELLRDNVKENIPSDLQGAVQVSELTWGEGLEHYPSGGYDLILGADIIYLEETFPALLRTLEHLSSMESELLLSCRIRYERDKRFLRLLESLFSVQEVHYNEQRDIHIYRAVRLKGKTEL from the exons ATGGCAGACATTTGGGCTCGA GCAGTAGTGCTGTGCATGTACCTGGAGCTGGCTCCTGTCAATCTGAAGGGGAGGACAGCCATTGAGCTGGGGGCAGGCACTGGACTTGTGGGCATTGTGGCCACCCTGCTTG GAGGCAATGTTACAATCACAGACAGGAAACCTGCGCTAGAGTTACTCAGGGACaatgtgaaagaaaacattccttCAGACCTGCAAGGAGCAGTGCAGGTATCTGAGCTCACCTGGGGCGAGGGGCTAGAGCACTATCCCTCGGGCGGCTACGATCTCATCCTCGGGGCCGACATCATTTACCTGGAGGAGACGTTCCCTGCTCTCCTCCGGACCCTGGAGCACCTGAGCTCAATGGAGTCGGAGCTTCTGCTGTCGTGCCGCATCCGCTATGAGCGAGACAAGCGCTTCCTGCGTCTCCTGGAGAGTCTCTTCTCCGTGCAGGAGGTGCACTACAATGAGCAGAGGGACATTCACATCTACAGGGCTGTGAGGCTCAAGGGGAAGACTGAGCTGTGA